From the Pediococcus acidilactici genome, the window CCTATTCAAGATTAACGTTGATTTGCGGATTGGATAATGACTAAACGACAATCCAACTGGTAAAACACGTAACTAACCCTTTTAACACGAGGAGGACTGTACATGAGTGATAAAGTTAACGCACTATTAGAACGCATTAAGCCATCCGTTAAAAATACGCAAATGGCACAAGTTTTTAAATATAATGAAGAAATTTCAAAAATTCCGGGAGTGATTAAGTTAACCCTCGGAGAACCCGACTTCAACACGCCCGATCACGTCAAAGAAGCTGGCATTCAAGCCATTCGGGACAACAAGAGCCACTACACCGCCACTGCTGGGGATCCTAAAGTACGTCAAGCGGCGGCCCAATACTTAAAACAAAAATATGGTCAAGATTACGATCCAGAAAACGAACTCGTTATTACGGCTGGGGTGACTGGGGGAATGTACGCTACCCTAACCTCCATCATTAGCGAAGGCGACGAAGTTTTAATTCCGACACCAATTTTTCCGCTTTACTTCCCGATTGTGAAGACTAACCAAGGAAAAATCGTCTACATGAATACGGCAGAAAACAACTTCTTACTTAGCCCGGAACAATTGGAAACCACTTTGCAAGCTCACCCGCAAGCAAAGGCAATTATCCTTAATTTTCCTTCAAACCCAACGGGGATGACTTATACTAAGGAACAGTTGACCGCACTAGCAGATATTTTACGTAAGTACGATATTTTTGTAATTAGCGACGAAATCTATAGTGACCTAATTTTCGACCAAGAGCACTACTCGATTTCCCACCTTTTACCCGACCAAACCATCGTTCTTAACGGACTTTCTAAGTCTCACGCAATGACTGGTTGGCGGGTCGGAATTATTGCCGGACCAGCCCCGTTAGTCCAGCAGATTGAAAAAATCCATGAATTATCGGTTACTAGCATCACAACGGTTGCCCAATACGCCGCCTTGGAAGCTTTCCAAAATGGACTTAACGATAGCAAACCGATGCGCGTTGAATACCAAAAGCGTCGGGACTACCTCCACGACGCCCTCGTTAAATTAGGCATCGAATGCAGTAAACCACAAGGTACCTTTTACTTAATGGCTAAAATTCCGAGTGACTTAGAACAAGACGACTTCAAATTTAGTATGCAGCTTGCTAAGGAAGCTAAGGTTGCCGTCATCCCGGGTTCTAGTTTTGGCCCCGGCGGTGAAGGATACGTACGCTTCAGTTATGCGGCAAGTATGGACGACTTAACTAACGCGGTTGCGCGAATTGCAGAATTTCTTAAAAATAAACGAGCATAGTTAAAAATAAGAACCTGCCTACAATATTCGTAGGCAGGTTCTTATTTTGGGCTTTTTTTGATTAGTTTTCACCTTGAAATTGTCGTAAGTAGAATTTAACCGTGGTACGCAGGCCCATTTGAAAATCGGTCTGCGGTTGCCATCCCAACTGCCGTTTAAGTTGGCTAGCGTCAATCGCGTACCGAAAATCATGGCCGGGACGATCCGTAACGTGCTGAACTAACTGCGTATACTCTTCGACCGGTTTACCAGTCAATTCAGCCAAAACAGTCAATAGCTCCCCCACCAGTTGTCGGTTACTTAGCGGATGGTTTGCTCCTACATTAAAACGTACGCCCGGCTTTGCTCGGAAAACCACTTGCCAAATTGCTTCGCAGTGGTCCCTAACGTATATCCAATCCCGCACGTTGTCTCCGGTGCCATATAGTGGGATGGTTTTCCCCCGAAGCGCGTTAAAAATAACTTTGGGAATTAATTTTTCGGGGTGTTGGTAAGGCCCAAAATTATTACTGGCGTTCGTAATTGAAATTGGCACCCCAAAAGTTCTTCCATAGGACTGAACTAACAGATCCGCACTCGCCTTGGAAGCCGAATACGGACTGCTCGGTTGGTACGGACTCGTTTCGGTAAAACTTCCCTTCGCCCCCAAGAATCCATAAACTTCGTCAGTACTAACTTGGTGAAACCGTTTATGAGTGAACTTTCCCGTCCATAACTCCCTGAATTCTTCAATGAGGTTAAACGTACCGTTCACGTTAGTCGTAACGAATTTTGCGGGATCAGCAATGCTTTGATCCACGTGCGATTCGGCAGCAAAATTGATTACCACCTCCGGACGGAAATCCTGAAAGACTTGATGAACTTGCGCCCGGTCAGCAATGTCTCCTTGGCAAAATTGGTAATTCTTTTCCTCTGCCACGGTCAGGTTGGTTAAATCAGCGGCGTAGGTTAGCTTATCTAGATTTAAAAAGTCAAACTCAGGAAAGCGGGGCACCCACATATTCATAAAATTGGCACCAATAAAGCCCGCGCCTCCAGTAACTAAAACCCTCATTTTATGGTTCCTACCCTTTGATTAAATTAATTGTTTTTAAGTTTCCCACTAAGAACCCTGCTAAATTTGAGTCAAATCACGGGTTCGAGCTTTGTTAGCTTTAAAGTGGTTGACTAAAGCATACCCGTCGAATTATCAAGCGTCAACCTCCCCCAAACCTTCTCAATGTAAAGCATTATTTTTAGCTTTCACTCTTTTAACCGCCCGAAGCTTCCCAAGCAAGGTACCAAAATATTTCTCAATTATGGAATAAATGAGCGTTGGACAACGGTCGGAGGTTTGGTGAGCGCTGACTAAAAATCGACCATTATGCTGAATTTAGGCATAATGATCGATTTGGGTTAAGCGGCATAAACTAACTTTGGCGCACGTTTTGGTTCTGGAAAAGTCAAAACACTAGGTTAATTTTTTAGCTTCGTTCATACCTAATTTACTTAAATTAATTATTTTACTAATTCATCAACCCACGCAGCTAAGTCTGCATCTCCACCGTGTCCAGCCTTAACTTGCAAATTTCCAGCCCATTCTTTGAAAGTCTTTTCAAAAATTCCGGGATCGCCACCGAATGTATAAAATGGCGCCACTATTCCTTGATAGCCTTGTAAATTTGCTAGGAAGGAATGGATTGGAGTTGCCGGTGCCCCATTCCAAACCGGACTACCTACCAAGATTAGATCATACGAGCTTACATCTGGAACCGCTTTCGAAAGTGGTGGAAAATTGCCAGTTTCCGTTTGTTTAGTCGCCTGCTCTGAAACTTCCGTCATTTCGTCACTAAAGGTTCCGGGGGCAACTTCAATGGTAAACTGGTATGCAGCCGGAAGTAATTCGGCAAGTGCTTCCGCCACTTTGGCAGTCGTTCCCGTCCGTGAATACGTCGCAATCAAAACTTTTTTAGCCATTTAAAACCATCCTTTCTTTGTTTAGCATTTCACACTTATACTATAACGCTTTTTAGGTACTTTGCGGAGTACTTTTGTAAAACATTTTACAAACTTTCGGTTATTCTAAAACCATATCTAAATGTGGAATGTTATCTTCTAAATACACTTCTGAAACTGGTTTAAAGCCAAACTGCGCGTAAAAATCTTGCAAATAACTTTGAGCGGCAATTTTAACCGGACGATTGCCTTCCGCCCGTTTAATTTCGGCGAGGGTTGTTTGTATTAAACGTTGTGCTAGGTGCCGGCCCCGGAATTCTTTGACTACCAATACCCGGCCGAAACTAACGTAAGTCGGATCGTCATGCGGGACAATCCGTGCGTAAGCGACTAATTGACCATTATTCTTCAACATTACGTGCCGAGCATTTTGGTCCTTTTCGTCGACTTCTTGATATGGACAATTTTGCTCCACCACGAAAACTTTAACCCGTTCTTGAAAAACTTCCCATAACTCGGTAGGTGTCATATCCGCCGTTTTTTTAATTATTACCGTCAAATCTGCTGTCATTAAGATCCCCTCTTCCAAAACTTTTACTAATTCAGGTACAGTATACTCTTTCTGGATTAACAACTGGAAATTTAACTTAGGTTTGCGCAAGTCTTGGTCGGTTAAATCCCTGGTTGAGTGACCTTAATTAAGTGACCGTCTTCAATTTCTAAAATTGCATCGTATAATCGTTCATCAGCTTCACTTAGTTTATGGGTCACATGGATACAAGTCTGGTTTTTAAGGGTCATAAGTTCTTTTTCAATAGTTTGTGCGGTAGGTTTATCCAACGCACTTGTAAATTCATCAAGTAATAGAATTGGCGCCTTACGGATTAACGCGCGGGCAATCGAAATCCGTTGCCGTTCTCCCCCTGACAAAGAAATTCCAGCCTCTTTAATGGGGGTGTCCAACCCTTGTGGGAGCTTTTGAATTAACGGTTGAAGTCCCGCGCTCGTTATCGCAGCGTTAATTTCGTGATCCGTAAAGTTTTTAAACAAGGTAACGTTTTCCCGGACCGTTCCTGAGAAAATAAATACGTTTTGGTGAATCATGGAAAACAAACCCAAAAAGCTTTCATCAGTAATTTCGCGATAATTACGGTCATCTACATACATTTCGCCACTATAACTTGCGTAACAATTTTGAATCAACCGCAGTAGAGTCGATTTACCACCCCCACTTTTGCCGGTTATTGCATACTTCTTACCCTTTTGAAACACAAAGTTAAAATCTTGGATTGCTGGCTTCTCACCGTCATAACTAAAATTGACCGTCGCTAACGAAATTGCTTGGTCAAAAGAACTCTGTGGTTGCGCATTTGGATCGTTATTCGCTCCTCCGCCGTCAAGTATTTTTGCTAGTTGTTTACGCATGGTATTCGTAGATTTACTGTTATTGACCGCCACTAGCATCATATTGATTGGGTTCATCACGCTATTTAATAACTGAACAATCGCAATCAGCGATCCCATAACTAACGCGCCACTGATTACAAACCAACTTCCGAGGATCATGATGGAAAAGATGATCAAAATCACTAAATTTTCGTTAACCACCTTAGTAATTCCCTGACGAACGTTAAACTTCAGCTTAATCTCTTCCAAATTGTAGTTGTAATGGTCAAACTGCTCCTGCATTTTATCTTGTGCGTTAAAGGAACGAACCACTTCGTACCCGGCGACTAGATCTTTAGCTTTGCTAGTAAAGTCCACCATTTTTTTCTGAATATTGGTCCGTAACCCGCTCAACCCCATTCCAGTAAACGACGAAGCTGCTAGAAAAAAGGCGGAGATGGCTAACACTCCAATCGAAAACTGCCAGTTAATTACCACTAATGAAAGAATTGCAATCACAAAGGTAACCGCCGCTTGGACAATTAAAAAGTATGATTTGTAGTAGTTATCTTCAATCGTGGTCATGTCATTGGTTAGGATGGAGATGTATTCGCCGTTGCTTTTACTAAAGTAACTTTGGTAATCCCGTTCCATAATGGCGTGATAAACGTCCCGTCGTAAGTCCTCCATCTTACTTTTAATATATCGCGCCACTAAAACTTCCTTTAAATAGTTAATTAAAAAGTACGTTGCTATGTAAAGTATTGAAATACCAACCGACCGCTTTAAGGCAGCAAAATCCTTATTCATGGCGCAGTCTAAAATCAATTTCATTAAAAAAGCGACCAAAACTACCATTATTGAAGAAAGCGCCGTCATAACGGTGGCTAAAAGTTTTAAAATTCGATGACTTTCATTTTCCATTGTGCCCCTCCTTTAGTACCTACGAATTTAGTTAACAGTATACACTTTATTAAAATATTGCCAAACGTGGTTAAGCCAACCTTGATTATATTTGATAACGTAAGGTAACTAGCAAGCCTTGGGCTAATAAAAAAGCTCTAACCAGAAGTAGATTTAGGTACCTACCTAAATTTACTTAGTTAGAGCGGTTTTTTTAATTTAATGTAAATCCTTGTTCTAATAAAAACGGAGCCATCTCTTTGCGCCGGGGTTCAGAAAAAAAATCCGTCATCTTCCGGACCCAATCAGTATCTTGGGCGTGAGTCGCGCGTTTAGCGTAGTAAGTCTGTGTAATTGCTTGATATTGACTTAAATCTTGGGCAGCCTGGCGATCATAACCATTTTTGAAGGTGTTATTACGTAGTGGCATTCGGGGCTTAATCGCATTTTTTCGCGTAGGTTCCCCCACCGTTATACCAAACAAAGGCACTGTAAATTTGGGTAAGTTTAACAAATCCCGTACGGTTGCTAAATCGTTACGGATACCGCCAATGTAGCAAATCCCTAAACCTAAAGATTCTGCAGCAACGGCCAAGTTTTCTCCGGCAATCGCGGTGTCAACAATGGCTACCGTCAACGCCTCCATGTTCTTAATCCCATCTAGAGGAAGATTTTGTTGCCGTAAAATTTCGGCTTGGCGATATAGGTCAGCAACGAAAATAAAGAATGCTCCACTTTGGTTTACGTAGGACGCACTTTTTGAAATTTCAGCAAGCTGACCACGAATGGTCCGATCCGTCACGTCAATAATCGAGGTAGCTTGCACAAAATTTGACGAAGCACCCGCGTGTGCAGCAACTATCAATTGTTCCTTAACCCTATCCGTAAGTGGAGTATCCTTAAAATTTCTTACAGAAGTATGCTTGTTCATCAATTCAATCACGTTATCCAATAGCTTTCCCTCAATTCATGCTTACTTATTGTCAATAATTGACAATCCATTATAGCACTGCACATTCTGGAAAAGCACATTAAATATGGACGTAAAAAGTCCTTATGACTAAAAGCCGTACTGCGCTCCTAACCATAAGGACTGGATTGTAGAAAAAAACTTGTATTTTTTTAAAAATGTTTTATACTAAATGCAAGATTATAATTAATCGTCGTCGGAGTTAGCTCTTCCACCTTTTTTACCAATTTCTTGGTAAAAGTCCTTGCCATGGGATTTGGAAGTTGCTTCTCCGCCTTTTTTTCCATTTTTTTGGTAGAATTCTTCATCATGAGCTTCAGAAGTTGCTTCTCCGCCCTTTTCACCGATGTCTTGGTAGAAATCTTTGTCGTGAGTTTCTGAAGTTGCTTCCCCGCCTTTTTCACCAATGTCTTGGTAGAAATCCTTGTCATGTGAATCTGCAGTCGCTTCGCCACCCTTTTTACCAATGTCTTGGTAGAAATCCTTGTCGTGCGATTTTGCGGTTGCTTCTCCGCCCTTCTTGCCTGCTTCTTCCCGAGTCATCTTTTCTTCTTCTTTAGCCATGTTTCATTCCTCCTTGAATTAGTTTTTTTCTACGAGTGTTATGTTAAATGGTTTTTAAAGCGATTACAAATTTAACGCTTGTAGATGCTCAGAAAAAATTGGGAAAGTATCGGCCCCCTTTATATTCTGCTAAAACAGCCAAGCACAGGCATTCTTAGCGATATTCGGTTGTGTTAATGCTGGGGTAATTTTAATTAGCTTAAGCCCAATGATCACCTTCCTAAAAAGATTTCAGCAAGTATGATTTAAAATTTTAATTAATTAACTACCAGAATTACCTTAATAACTTAATTAAGGTATTTTGGGGCATAATGTCCTCCGCGCCTACATCATTTTAAGTTTACTAAATCAGCCCGCAATTGCGGGTTTTTTTGTATGTTTAGCATAAGAGATAATTAATCAAAACCAGTTAACTTTTCTTTTTTTATTTATTATTTGCTTGTATAATACGGGTTAAAATCAAATTATTTTTCATAAGGTTAACCCACAAGTGTAAAATTACACCGAAATCAATTTTTATAGCATTATTTGATTTACGACCAACAATCTGATGTCTATAAAAGCTGTACATTATTGGGAGGAATTTTATATGAATAAGTTATTGGACAGATTTGATCCATTTATGTTTGTCGTCGGGATCTTAAGTATTTTCGTTGCAGTCATTTCTTTAAGAAATCCCCTAGCAACCTTCAGTGCGGTAGTCGTTATTGCAGCAATTACCGCAATTTTGTCCGGGATTTACAAGTTAACCGTTCTTAGAGGTGCTTTAGAAAATTCTGGATGGGTCGTTTTTAACGCGGTCGTTGACATTATTATCGGAATTTTAATGTTGTTCAACGGAAAGTTTGGCATTCTATTTGTCGCAATTTCGTTTGCAATTATGTTCTTGATGGATTCAATAATATCGTTATGGCTTTCGAACATTATCAAGTTAGTTAACGAAAAGTATTTTATGGTTGACGTGATTTTATCCGTAATTGGCATTATTTTAGGTGTTCTTTTATTGATTTATCCCGCCTTTTCAATCTTATCAATCTATTACCTAGTAGGATTATTCTTTATGATTACTGGGATTGGTGCGATTATTCACTCAATTTAATTTGCTAAATTAAATGCCGATTCCCGTTCTGGTGACTAGACGCAGTTCGATTCTGTGTACGGGAATAAGTCCAAACATTGATGACTTTAAAAGCTAAGTCGTTTTAGGAGATGAGTTTTTTGCAAGAAGAAACTAAGGTTATTCGAGTTATCGGTCGGATGGCTTCCGTGCTTTCCGTATTGATGTACGTTTCGTACATCCCCCAAATAATCTCCAACATGAATGGCGATTATGGCAATCCCATTCAGCCGTTAGTTGCTGGAATCAACTGCACCGTTTGGACAATTTATGGCTATTTTAAGGCCGAACGCGACTGGCCAATTATTGTGGCTAACGTTCCCGGCATTTTCCTGGGATTCTTCACGTTCTACACGGCACTACATTAATTTTTAAATATTTTTGACCTTAACTAAAAAGTGACTAATCCCTTGTAGTTGACGGGATTTAGTCACTTTTTTGAGTTTTAGGTTAGAACAGTCATTTTTTATGAATTAAAATTCCTGCAATTTTTCTAACACTTCTGTTCACACTTAAATATAGAAAATAAATTTTCACGATGTTACCACCTACATATTCCATCTTAGTTAATTATACCCAGATAAAATTTATGGTACTTTCGTCAATTCTTTACTCTATTATTCAATAAAAAATCAACTGCATCTTGGAACACTGGCTAGTTATTACGAATCTTGGCTCATCTTAATTTTTTAAAGTAAAAGCTTTTAACATCTACGTTGTAGATTATCAAACCAACTACAAACACTATACGACAAATGATATAATATTGCATGTTGTGCCTTAAAAAGGGTATCTTCATAAGATAAAAATTTAACAAGGAGTCTTTTCGCAAAATGAAAATTAAAACTAATATTTGGTCTGCCATATCTGATATTGTAAATATACATTTTTTATTTATTTCTGAATCAATTTTAATTAATACACTTTTAAATAAAAGTAATATTTTGGATCAAAATTATGGTTCTGCTAATGATTTCTTGGAATTTGTTTCATTTATTTTCAATATACCTTCCATCAGTATAGCTAAAATTATTTCCTTCTGCCTTTTTTTGCTTGTAATAATAGGCTTAATTTTGAACACAAAGGCTATGTTTGAAAATAAAGAATCTGGTATATCTATTGTTGGTCCTATTTTAGGAATTATTGGAAATATTGACTGTTTCCTTGGTGGAACCTTGCGAGCTACTTCTATTGTAACTTTAATTGTTGCAGCAGTGTTCTCTTCTTTACAACGACCCACAAGGTAATATCGTGCTATTTTGCTTGTTAATTGTATTGCAAAAATTCATATGTTGCTTTAGATATTGTTTATTAAAGTATAAAAAGTAGCCCATACCAGTATATAGCACTTTCAAACAATCAAATAAAAAGCGATTTCTAAAAAGTTTTTTTATTTGGTCTCTATAAAACATCCTAAAGCAAGAGTAATCAAAAATACATTTTGATTACTCTTTTTATATAGTCTAGTTAAAATCGGAACAACTTATACCAGTAAGATAAATATTTTGTGTATTAAACTGAGCAGATAGTACATGGAGTTTAGTTATATTGAGAGCGCTGTTCTTAAAGATTACGCTTAGAAAATGAATACACCCATATAATTATCACCTCAATACTAAATTTAAAAGGGTAGCGCTACAAACGTTATTGGCGTTACTATTACAAAAGTAAAATTCAATGTATAGTTGTTACTAATAGTAATCGTAGATAACCATCTTGAAATCAAGCTTAATTAATTAGGTTATTTAAGTTATGTACATATTTTAGAGAAACGAAGCCACATATTGCATTCGAAATTTCTGAAATTTGTTCTTCACAATTTATCTAGTTTTGTATCCACGAGAATCTATATTTTTTTGCACTTAATTTACTAGATACTCCAATTAAAAATATTTGGACTAAGAGTAGACAAAAATAACCAAGTAATTAGTAATTGATAAACTAACTTTTAGAGTTTATACTTTTCGACAGCACGGTTGTTCAATTTTTGCAACGCTCGGTTATTGGGCGTGCTAAATACGGCTGTATATCGGTTAAACTGCTGTAAATCAATCGTTTGGGCCTTTTCAAATACTAACCACTCCACACCCTCAGTCAATGGAGGAGTTGTTAGGGAACCGATATACCGATAAAAATTACCATCTTTGGGGATCAGGCCATCCAAAATTATCGGTTGGGTCACTTTTTCAGTTTCCATAGACTTTAATATTTTTTCGAACACCTCATTTTTAGGACCCATTTTAAAGGTAACGCTAAGCACCAGCGGTTGCTTTAGACTACCATAATGGACAAAGTGCGCTTCTAAAACTCGTGGCTCAGCTTCGCCTGCAAAACAGTGCTCGGCTGGATGATGGAAATGGACTTCCGCTAACTGAAAGCGCCGTTGCTCAGATTTAATTTCCCCATCAGCTGTGATAGACAAGTTATTATAATTATTCCTTACCTTCGTGGCAACGTACGTTTGGGTCTTCCTAAGCACCTTATTTTGCTGGCCCACTAGCTTAGCCGTTTCAATTAGGATTGGTGATTGTGTCATCCGTGCTTCCTTTTCCCACTGGTCTTGATGATCATAGTTTAGTTTTCGCATTGTTAACCCCTTCTTCAAATCAATCGCCTGAAGCTAATTTTTAAAAATCAAAAGGAAAATTCTTCCCGTTTTTAATTAGATTAATGCTATCAATTGTAATAATCGAATACAAACAACCAAAAAGCCTATCTGACCAAATTTATCAGATAGGCTAGGTATTTCTTGATATTAAGCTATTCAAAAATTACTAGACTCTGTTAATGCCGTGTTGCATTATGGTTTCCTTAGTCACTAAGACAGGTTTTCCTCTCTTAAAGGCCACCAACAATCCCAGTTGAGATAATTAACCGCTCATCGGGGTAGGCAACGGCCATAAAGTCCTTAAATACAAATGGCGTAAACTGGTTGATCAATTACATATTTTTCATAATTAAACCCGAAATTGAAAATTTAATCGTCTAATATTTGATGTTTAGCAAACTAGTATTTTTAACATCTTCAATTGTCTTAGTACCGGCCAATTGCATAACAATCTCCAGTTCATGGTTTAGATGTTCGAATACCGACTGTACTCCCTTAGCTCCACCCAAGGCCAGTCCATAAATTGCTGGACGGCCCAAGGCAACTAAATCCGCTCCGCTGGCCAAAGCTTTAAATACATCCGAACCGCGACGCACGCCGCTATCAAAGATAATTGGCACCTGTTTGTTAACTGCGGTAGCAATATCCTCCAAGACGTCAAAGGAAGCAGGACCTCCGTTTAATTGTCGGCCCCCATGGTTGGATACGTAAATTCCAGCGGCTCCCGCATCGATTGCTCTGATAGCATCTTCAGGGGTTTGAATTCCCTTAACGATTACCGGTAAATTCGTATAATCAGCGATTCGCTTAACATCCTCCGGCCGGATATTTTGTGCGGCAGATGCATATATTTCTTCAATTCCCTTTCCTTGACCGTTTCCTTCGGAAAACTTAATTAAGTTCGCCATTGGTAACGGGAACGTAAATTTATTTTTTATATCAGCCTCTCGGTAACCGTCGACGGTGGCGTCGACCGTCAAAATAATTGCCTTAACGTTGGCCTTTTTAGCCTCGTCTAATAGACTTTCATTAAAGTTCCAATCCTTACTCATGTACAGCTGGAAAAATTGGGGAGCATCTCCTCCAGCAGTAGCAGTTTCAGCAATAGAAACTGATGAATAGGTACTTTGGGCCATTAGTCCACCAACGGCCGCAAGCCCGCGCGCAGTGTCTTTTTCTCCTTGAGAGTGTGCCAACCCTTGTGCGGCAGCCGGTGCCATCATTATCGGAGTACTTAAAGGGATTCCGAAAATTTCAGTGTTCAGTTCTGGCTTTT encodes:
- a CDS encoding aminotransferase class I/II-fold pyridoxal phosphate-dependent enzyme, with the protein product MSDKVNALLERIKPSVKNTQMAQVFKYNEEISKIPGVIKLTLGEPDFNTPDHVKEAGIQAIRDNKSHYTATAGDPKVRQAAAQYLKQKYGQDYDPENELVITAGVTGGMYATLTSIISEGDEVLIPTPIFPLYFPIVKTNQGKIVYMNTAENNFLLSPEQLETTLQAHPQAKAIILNFPSNPTGMTYTKEQLTALADILRKYDIFVISDEIYSDLIFDQEHYSISHLLPDQTIVLNGLSKSHAMTGWRVGIIAGPAPLVQQIEKIHELSVTSITTVAQYAALEAFQNGLNDSKPMRVEYQKRRDYLHDALVKLGIECSKPQGTFYLMAKIPSDLEQDDFKFSMQLAKEAKVAVIPGSSFGPGGEGYVRFSYAASMDDLTNAVARIAEFLKNKRA
- the rfbB gene encoding dTDP-glucose 4,6-dehydratase: MRVLVTGGAGFIGANFMNMWVPRFPEFDFLNLDKLTYAADLTNLTVAEEKNYQFCQGDIADRAQVHQVFQDFRPEVVINFAAESHVDQSIADPAKFVTTNVNGTFNLIEEFRELWTGKFTHKRFHQVSTDEVYGFLGAKGSFTETSPYQPSSPYSASKASADLLVQSYGRTFGVPISITNASNNFGPYQHPEKLIPKVIFNALRGKTIPLYGTGDNVRDWIYVRDHCEAIWQVVFRAKPGVRFNVGANHPLSNRQLVGELLTVLAELTGKPVEEYTQLVQHVTDRPGHDFRYAIDASQLKRQLGWQPQTDFQMGLRTTVKFYLRQFQGEN
- a CDS encoding NAD(P)H-dependent oxidoreductase; the encoded protein is MAKKVLIATYSRTGTTAKVAEALAELLPAAYQFTIEVAPGTFSDEMTEVSEQATKQTETGNFPPLSKAVPDVSSYDLILVGSPVWNGAPATPIHSFLANLQGYQGIVAPFYTFGGDPGIFEKTFKEWAGNLQVKAGHGGDADLAAWVDELVK
- a CDS encoding GNAT family N-acetyltransferase — its product is MTADLTVIIKKTADMTPTELWEVFQERVKVFVVEQNCPYQEVDEKDQNARHVMLKNNGQLVAYARIVPHDDPTYVSFGRVLVVKEFRGRHLAQRLIQTTLAEIKRAEGNRPVKIAAQSYLQDFYAQFGFKPVSEVYLEDNIPHLDMVLE
- a CDS encoding ABC transporter ATP-binding protein/permease, which produces MENESHRILKLLATVMTALSSIMVVLVAFLMKLILDCAMNKDFAALKRSVGISILYIATYFLINYLKEVLVARYIKSKMEDLRRDVYHAIMERDYQSYFSKSNGEYISILTNDMTTIEDNYYKSYFLIVQAAVTFVIAILSLVVINWQFSIGVLAISAFFLAASSFTGMGLSGLRTNIQKKMVDFTSKAKDLVAGYEVVRSFNAQDKMQEQFDHYNYNLEEIKLKFNVRQGITKVVNENLVILIIFSIMILGSWFVISGALVMGSLIAIVQLLNSVMNPINMMLVAVNNSKSTNTMRKQLAKILDGGGANNDPNAQPQSSFDQAISLATVNFSYDGEKPAIQDFNFVFQKGKKYAITGKSGGGKSTLLRLIQNCYASYSGEMYVDDRNYREITDESFLGLFSMIHQNVFIFSGTVRENVTLFKNFTDHEINAAITSAGLQPLIQKLPQGLDTPIKEAGISLSGGERQRISIARALIRKAPILLLDEFTSALDKPTAQTIEKELMTLKNQTCIHVTHKLSEADERLYDAILEIEDGHLIKVTQPGI
- a CDS encoding NADPH-dependent oxidoreductase; protein product: MDNVIELMNKHTSVRNFKDTPLTDRVKEQLIVAAHAGASSNFVQATSIIDVTDRTIRGQLAEISKSASYVNQSGAFFIFVADLYRQAEILRQQNLPLDGIKNMEALTVAIVDTAIAGENLAVAAESLGLGICYIGGIRNDLATVRDLLNLPKFTVPLFGITVGEPTRKNAIKPRMPLRNNTFKNGYDRQAAQDLSQYQAITQTYYAKRATHAQDTDWVRKMTDFFSEPRRKEMAPFLLEQGFTLN
- a CDS encoding general stress protein, encoding MAKEEEKMTREEAGKKGGEATAKSHDKDFYQDIGKKGGEATADSHDKDFYQDIGEKGGEATSETHDKDFYQDIGEKGGEATSEAHDEEFYQKNGKKGGEATSKSHGKDFYQEIGKKGGRANSDDD
- a CDS encoding DUF308 domain-containing protein — its product is MNKLLDRFDPFMFVVGILSIFVAVISLRNPLATFSAVVVIAAITAILSGIYKLTVLRGALENSGWVVFNAVVDIIIGILMLFNGKFGILFVAISFAIMFLMDSIISLWLSNIIKLVNEKYFMVDVILSVIGIILGVLLLIYPAFSILSIYYLVGLFFMITGIGAIIHSI
- a CDS encoding SWEET family sugar transporter → MQEETKVIRVIGRMASVLSVLMYVSYIPQIISNMNGDYGNPIQPLVAGINCTVWTIYGYFKAERDWPIIVANVPGIFLGFFTFYTALH
- a CDS encoding carbonic anhydrase family protein is translated as MRKLNYDHQDQWEKEARMTQSPILIETAKLVGQQNKVLRKTQTYVATKVRNNYNNLSITADGEIKSEQRRFQLAEVHFHHPAEHCFAGEAEPRVLEAHFVHYGSLKQPLVLSVTFKMGPKNEVFEKILKSMETEKVTQPIILDGLIPKDGNFYRYIGSLTTPPLTEGVEWLVFEKAQTIDLQQFNRYTAVFSTPNNRALQKLNNRAVEKYKL
- a CDS encoding lactate oxidase is translated as MTMINGYEQSDREEKIDILNLESLEERAEEIIPAGGFGYIAGGSEDEWTLKQNRMAFHHRQIAPKALSGIEKPELNTEIFGIPLSTPIMMAPAAAQGLAHSQGEKDTARGLAAVGGLMAQSTYSSVSIAETATAGGDAPQFFQLYMSKDWNFNESLLDEAKKANVKAIILTVDATVDGYREADIKNKFTFPLPMANLIKFSEGNGQGKGIEEIYASAAQNIRPEDVKRIADYTNLPVIVKGIQTPEDAIRAIDAGAAGIYVSNHGGRQLNGGPASFDVLEDIATAVNKQVPIIFDSGVRRGSDVFKALASGADLVALGRPAIYGLALGGAKGVQSVFEHLNHELEIVMQLAGTKTIEDVKNTSLLNIKY